From Zingiber officinale cultivar Zhangliang chromosome 5B, Zo_v1.1, whole genome shotgun sequence, the proteins below share one genomic window:
- the LOC121986758 gene encoding jacalin-related lectin 19-like — protein MQKLLTVSEYHTNGTAFTSGPNGRPSSEIIANLKPYLTYENIIYMSSLIWERMNTTFVSNEATYEAYGEENGRSTFTLHAQGGKIASFFARSGPYLDTIGIYTT, from the coding sequence ATGCAGAAGCTATTGACGGTATCCGAGTATCATACAAATGGAACAGCTTTCACAAGTGGACCGAATGGCAGGCCGTCATCTGAGATAATTGCTAACTTAAAACCCTACTTAACTTACgagaatattatttatatgagCAGTTTGATTTGGGAGAGGATGAATACTACTTTTGTGAGTAACGAGGCTACTTATGAAGCTTACGGTGAAGAAAATGGAAGAAGTACTTTTACCCTCCATGCACAAGGTGGAAAGATTGCGAGCTTCTTTGCTCGAAGTGGGCCATACCTCGACACTATTGGTATTTATACAACTTAA
- the LOC121984617 gene encoding nudix hydrolase 20, chloroplastic-like, translated as MACVRLPSAAAASPLASFRVSTLPPRFARPGIRLTKPLRRFASLAASTARAFDWDDVVRVAEEVREDEDPSDLRGYFEKVRLCNRGSDLQSEFVPFLVVDQIVGYVHNRFVDHLRQFEEVFKVNFGKNEAYTGGNVQLHYSLVTPEERTRAVGNAIKCLGGLIPGIRNELYPVKPSFEEPVFFSLERAAAPYFGIKAYGVHMNGYVEINGENFLWIGKRSISKQTFPGMLDHLVAGGLPHGMSCKENLQKECEEEAGIPRSLSNVATSVGAVSYMDMDGYSFKRDVLFCYDLKLPVDFIPKNEDGEVDSFRLVPVTQVANVIRRTKFFKPNCALVIIDFLFRHGYITPDEQGYLKLLQSLRSGDCS; from the exons ATGGCCTGCGTTCGCCTCCCGTCGGCGGCCGCGGCCAGTCCTCTGGCCTCCTTCCGCGTCTCTACTCTCCCGCCGCGGTTCGCTCGACCCGGAATCAGGCTCACGAAACCCCTGAGGCGATTCGCTTCGCTCGCGGCTTCGACCGCCCGAGCATTCGACTGGGACGACGTCGTTCGGGTCGCCGAGGAGGTTCGCGAAGACGAGGATCCTTCTGATCTCCGTGGGTACTTTGAGAAAGTTCGACTTTGTAACCGTGGATCG GATTTGCAATCGGAGTTTGTACCTTTTCTGGTCGTGGATCAAATTGTGGGATACGTTCATAATCG GTTTGTGGACCACCTAAGACAATTTGAGGaggtttttaaagtaaattttggcAAGAATGAAGCCTATACTGGAGGCAATGTTCAACTGCACTATTCACTTGTGACACCTGAGGAGAGAACAAGGGCAGTTGGAAATGCAATCAAATGCTTGGGAGGGCTGATTCCAGGTATTCGGAATGAG TTATATCCAGTTAAGCCATCATTCGAGGAGCCTGTATTCTTCTCTCTAGAACGTGCTGCTGCACCTTATTTTGGCATAAAG GCATATGGTGTTCATATGAATGGTTATGTGGAGATTAATGGGGAAAATTTTCTATGGATTGGGAAGAGAAGCATTTCAAAGCAAACATTTCCTGGAATGCTTGATCATCTTGTTGCTGGAGGCCTG CCACATGGTATGAGCTGCAAAGAGAATCTCCAGAAGGAATGTGAAGAGGAGGCTGGAATTCCAAGATCTTTGTCCAATGT TGCCACATCAGTTGGTGCTGTATCTTACATGGATATGGATGGATATAGTTTCAAAAGAGACGTTCTCTTCTGTTATGATTTAAAACTCCCTGTTGATTTTATCCCCAAAAATGAAG ATGGAGAGGTGGATAGCTTCAGATTAGTTCCAGTTACTCAGGTTGCAAATGTAATTCGGAGAACCAAGTTCTTCAAACCAAATTGTGCTCTCGTCATTATTGATTTTCTATTCCGCCATGG ATACATAACTCCTGATGAACAGGGTTACTTAAAGCTGCTCCAGAGCTTACGCAGTGGCGATTGCTCCTAA